A region from the Desulfitobacterium dehalogenans ATCC 51507 genome encodes:
- a CDS encoding nucleoside recognition domain-containing protein, with protein MASIFRVIPFFLLALGMFYYPQEVVRSAADGLSLWWHYVLPALLPFFILSELLLASGFVHFMGVLMEPLMRPVFRLPGQASFVVAMSLTSGIPIGAILTTRLCKENALTQIEGERLLTFTCNPSPGFMFGAVASSMLLKPELGIVLVGSVYLGNLLVGILFRFYGAQKASPSPASASLSRAFIELRKAQGQDLRPFGQMFGDAVRQSVNTILVVGGFIVFFSVLVNMLETYHITHSIGIFIHWLSGGLITSQEVSALMNGVLEATLGCRSVIDSFSSLNLKVGLLAAVLGWGGLSTFAQVASFTGTAGLRLLPFVIGRILHSILALVLSQLFLNLMKIPVFDLHLAPGPSGFMETWQMSSWVFCGIMLFFLLLSLGIRVFYSLK; from the coding sequence ATGGCTTCTATCTTTCGGGTTATTCCCTTTTTTCTTTTAGCCCTAGGAATGTTCTATTACCCACAAGAAGTGGTTCGTTCGGCAGCGGATGGTCTTTCCTTATGGTGGCATTACGTACTTCCTGCACTGCTGCCCTTCTTTATTCTTTCTGAACTCCTTCTTGCTTCCGGCTTTGTTCACTTCATGGGAGTATTGATGGAGCCTTTAATGCGTCCGGTATTCCGTTTACCCGGTCAGGCTTCCTTTGTGGTAGCTATGAGCCTCACCTCTGGTATCCCCATCGGGGCGATCCTTACGACAAGACTGTGCAAGGAAAATGCTCTCACCCAAATAGAAGGGGAGCGGCTCTTAACCTTTACCTGCAACCCCAGCCCAGGATTCATGTTTGGAGCTGTGGCTTCAAGTATGCTGTTAAAGCCGGAATTGGGAATCGTCTTGGTAGGATCCGTTTACTTAGGCAACCTCTTGGTAGGCATTCTCTTTCGCTTTTACGGAGCTCAGAAAGCATCCCCCTCGCCTGCTTCTGCCTCCCTCAGCCGAGCCTTTATAGAGTTAAGAAAAGCTCAAGGTCAGGATTTACGGCCTTTTGGTCAAATGTTCGGGGATGCAGTACGTCAAAGTGTCAATACCATCCTTGTGGTGGGAGGTTTTATTGTTTTTTTCTCTGTACTGGTGAATATGCTTGAAACCTATCACATAACTCATAGCATCGGCATCTTCATCCATTGGCTATCCGGCGGCTTGATTACCAGCCAGGAAGTCTCAGCTTTGATGAACGGAGTGTTGGAGGCAACCTTAGGCTGTCGTTCAGTTATAGACTCCTTTTCCAGCCTTAATCTCAAGGTTGGACTTCTTGCTGCCGTTTTGGGATGGGGAGGGTTATCCACCTTTGCCCAGGTCGCCAGCTTTACCGGTACTGCGGGTTTACGGCTGCTGCCCTTTGTCATAGGAAGGATCCTTCACTCCATCCTCGCTTTGGTTTTAAGCCAGTTGTTCTTAAATCTTATGAAGATCCCTGTCTTTGATCTACACCTCGCTCCCGGTCCCTCTGGGTTCATGGAGACCTGGCAAATGAGCTCTTGGGTTTTCTGTGGAATTATGCTCTTCTTCTTGCTGCTCAGCCTGGGAATCCGAGTCTTTTATTCACTGAAATAA